In Humulus lupulus chromosome 6, drHumLupu1.1, whole genome shotgun sequence, a single genomic region encodes these proteins:
- the LOC133786126 gene encoding uncharacterized protein LOC133786126, whose translation MALGRRTTRSTTQSQQVEPVIDLLAPPSQVVRTTRSSIENQQVEPVIDPPAPPTQVIRTTRSSLENQQVCHTTRSMALSQRPRTTTQSNVEREHPQGSTHPTVQGEQVNVTTHFDTEDDNQSSQVPYGQTSSFKPRGVTRGLTTTTIAKASSTGKLSVTFNAECRQPICTNAEKFNNEIGFNIRNHGTFHYKEWRMVPEDVRAPLRHYLLEHFDINLNDETTKKCIDE comes from the exons ATGGCACTTGGTCGTCGCACCACTCGATCTACTACTCAAAGTCAACAAGTTGAACCAGTCATTGATCTTCTTGCTCCACCTTCACAAGTTGTTCGCACTACTCGGTCGAGTATAGAGAATCAACAAGTTGAACCAGTCATTGATCCTCCTGCTCCACCTACACAGGTAATTCGCACTACTCGGTCGAGTTTAGAGAATCAACAAGTTTGTCACACCACTCGATCTATGGCACTAAGTCAACGACCTAGAACCACCACACAATCTAATGTAGAGAGAGAACACCCTCAAGGCTCCACACACCCTACTGTACAGGGTGAACAAGTCAATGTGACGACCCATTTTGATACCGAAGATGATAATCAATCTTCCCAAGTTCCATATG GACAAACATCTTCCTTTAAGCCACGTGGAGTTACTCGCGGCTTGACAACTACAACTATAGCTAAGGCATCATCAACTGGAAAGTTGTCAGTGACTTTTAATGCGGAGTGTCGTCAACCAATTTGTACTAATGCTGAGAAATTTAATAATGAGATTGGATTCAATATTCGGAATCATGGTACATTTCATTATAAAGAGTGGAGAATGGTCCCTGAAGATGTGAGAGCTCCATTGCGACACTATCTTTTG gaACATTTTGACATCAACTTGAATGATGAGACAACTAAAAAATGCATTGATGAGTAA